A single genomic interval of Pyrus communis chromosome 5, drPyrComm1.1, whole genome shotgun sequence harbors:
- the LOC137735302 gene encoding NAD-dependent malic enzyme 62 kDa isoform, mitochondrial-like: MSNFNSPIRLSSSVVRHLKRYRVRGTGTNPLLPHSRSFTTTEGHRPIIVHKRSLDILHDPWFNKGTSFSFTERDRLDLRGLLPPNVMSTEHQIERFMADLKRLEEQVRDGPFDPNALAKWRILNRLHDRNETMYYKVLIANIEEYAPIVYTPTVGLVCQNYSGLFRRPRGMYFSAEDRGEMMSMVYNWPADQVDMIVVTDGSRILGLGDLGVQGIGIAIGKLDLYVAAAGINPQRVLPVMIDVGTNNEKLLKDPLYLGLDRHRLDGDEYVAVVDEFMEAVFTRWPNVIVQFEDFQSKWAFKLLQRYRSTYRMFNDDVQGTAGVALAGLLGAVRAQGRSMIDFPKQKIVVAGAGSAGIGVLNAARKTMARMLGNNEDAFHSAGRQFWVVDAKGLITEEREDIDPDARPFARKVKEINRQGLREGASLVEVVNQVKPDVLLGLSAVGGLFSKEVLEALRSSTSTRPAIFAMSNPTTNAECTPEEAFSIVGDNIVFASGSPFKDVNLGNGHIGHCNQGNNMYLFPGIGLGTLLSGSRIVSDGMLQAAAECLAAYMSDEDVLKGIIYPSISSIRDITKEVAAAVIKEAIEEDLAEGYRELDARELRKLSQEEIKEYVLNNMWSPEYPTLVYRDE, encoded by the exons ATGTCGAACTTCAACTCGCCGATCAGGCTGTCGTCGTCCGTCGTCAGACACCTCAAGAGGTACAGAGTGAGGGGAACGGGCACCAATCCTCTGCTCCCGCACTCGAGATCATTCACTACAACCGAGGGCCACCGCCCGATCATCGTCCACAAGCGCAGCCTCGACATTCTTCACGATCCCTGGTTCAATAAA GGGACGTCATTTTCCTTTACAGAACGAGATCGTCTTGATCTTCGGGGACTTCTCCCTCCCAACGTTATGTCTACCGAGCATCAAATTGAACGCTTCA TGGCTGATCTGAAGAGACTTGAAGAGCAAGTAAGAGATGGACCATTTGATCCAAATGCTCTGGCCAAGTGGCGGATACTTAACCGGTTGCATGACAGAAATGAGACAATGTATTATAAA GTTTTGATTGCCAATATTGAGGAGTACGCACCTATAGTCTACACTCCTACTGTAGGTCTTGTTTGCCAGAACTACAGTGGTCTGTTTAGAAGGCCCAGAGGAATGTACTTCAGTGCGGAAGATCGTGGAGAAATGATGTCCATGGTTTATAATTGGCCAGCTGATCAG GTTGATATGATTGTTGTTACTGATGGGAGCAGAATATTGGGTCTTGGAGACCTTGGAGTCCAGGGAATTGGAATTGCGATTGGGAAGCTAGATTTATATGTTGCTGCTGCTGGAATAAACCCTCAAAGA GTACTTCCTGTGATGATTGATGTGGGAACTAACAATGAAAAGCTGCTCAAGGACCCGTTGT ATTTGGGATTGGATAGACATCGTCTTGATGGTGATGAATATGTTGCTGTTGTTGATGAATTTATGGAAGCTGTGTTTACTCGTTGGCCAAATGTGATTGTGCAG TTTGAAGACTTCCAAAGCAAGTGGGCCTTTAAGTTGTTACAGCGTTACAGAAGCACCTATAGAATGTTTAATGATGATGTTCAG GGAACAGCAGGAGTTGCATTAGCTGGACTTTTAGGAGCCGTAAGGGCACAAGGAAGGTCAATGATTGACTTCCCTAAACAAAAAATTGTTGTTGCTGGTGCTGGAAG TGCAGGAATAGGGGTTCTTAATGCTGCACGGAAGACAATGGCAAGGATGTTAGGAAACAATGAAGATGCATTTCATAGTGCAGGCAGACAATTCTGGGTGGTTGATGCCAAG GGTCTGATCACAGAGGAACGTGAAGATATTGATCCAGATGCCCGTCCATTTGCAAGGAAAGTCAAAGAAATTAATCGTCAAGGGTTAAGAGAAGGCGCAAGTCTTGTGGAAGTG GTCAATCAAGTCAAACCTGATGTGCTGCTTGGACTTTCTGCAGTCGGGGGATTGTTCTCAAAAGAG GTATTAGAGGCCCTTAGAAGTTCAACATCAACTAGACCAGCCATCTTTGCAATgtcaaatccaacaacaaatG CTGAGTGTACTCCCGAAGAAGCATTCTCTATTGTGGGTGATAATATTGTTTTTGCAAGTGGAAGTCCATTCAAAGATGTGAATCTTG GAAATGGCCATATTGGGCACTGCAACCAGGGAAACAACATGTACCTTTTTCCAGG TATTGGACTTGGTACTCTATTATCTGGCTCCAGAATCGTCTCCGATGGCATGCTGCAGGCCGCAGCCGAGTG CCTAGCAGCATATATGTCAGATGAGGATGTTCTTAAAGGGATTATCTACCCTTCTATATCTAG CATACGAGATATCACAAAGGAGGTGGCTGCAGCTGTGATAAAGGAAGCCATAGAAGAGGATCTAGCCGAAGGGTACCGCGAACTGGATGCTCGAGAGCTGCGGAAACTTAGTCAG GAAGAAATCAAAGAATATGTGCTGAACAACATGTGGAGTCCAGAATACCCGACACTAGTTTACAGAGACGAATGA
- the LOC137733645 gene encoding 26S proteasome regulatory subunit 8 homolog A-like, whose product MAAAGVEIKRPDAAPEETCSAKASKQGEGLRQYYLQHIHELQLQVRQKTHNLNRLEAQRNELNSRVRMLREELQLLQEPGSYVGEVVKVMGKNKVLVKVHPEGKYVVDIDKNIDITKITPSTRVALRNDSYVLHLVLPSKVDPLVNLMKVEKVPDSTYDMIGGLDQQIKEIKEVIELPIKHPELFESLGIAQPKGVLLYGPPGTGKTLLARAVAHHTDCTFIRVSGSELVQKYIGEGSRMVRELFVMAREHAPSIIFMDEIDSIGSARMESGSGNGDSEVQRTMLELLNQLDGFEASNKIKVLMATNRIDILDQALLRPGRIDRKIEFPNPSEESRWDILKIHSRRMNLMRGIDLKKIAEKMNGASGAELKAVCTEAGMFALRERRVHVTQEDFEMAVAKVMKKENEKNMSLRKLWK is encoded by the exons ATGGCCGCCGCCGGAGTAGAGATCAAGCGCCCGGACGCCGCGCCGGAGGAGACATGCTCCGCCAAGGCCTCCAAGCAAGGCGAGGGACTGCGGCAATACTACCTCCAGCACATCCACGAGCTTCAGCTTCAGGTCCGCCAGAAAACCCACAACCTCAATCGTCTCGAAGCTCAGCGCAACGAGCTCAATTCCCGAG TGAGAATGCTGAGGGAAGAACTACAGCTGCTTCAGGAGCCCGGATCATATGTTGGTGAAGTTGTCAAAGTAATGGGAAAGAACAAGGTTTTGGTTAAG GTTCATCCAGAAGGGAAATATGTCGTTGATATTGATAAAAACATTGATATCACAAAGATCACACCATCAACAAGAGTTGCTCTCCGCAATGACAGCTATGTGCTACACTTGGTCTTGCCAAGCAAAGTTGATCCTTTGGTCAACCTTATGAAAGTTGAAAAAGTTCCCGATTCTACTTATGATATGATCGGTGGCCTGGATCAGCAAATCAAGGAAATAAAGGAG GTCATTGAACTTCCAATTAAGCATCCTGAACTGTTTGAGAGTCTTGGTATAGCTCAGCCAAAG GGTGTGCTGCTTTATGGACCACCTGGCACTGGGAAAACACTTTTGGCTAGGGCTGTGGCCCATCATACTGACTGTACATTTATCAGGGTTTCTGGTTCGGAGTTGGTCCAGAAATACATTGGGGAAGGATCTAGAATGGTCAGAGAACTTTTTGTCATGGCCAG GGAACATGCACCATCTATCATTTTTATGGATGAAATTGACAGTATCGGATCTGCTCGTATGGAATCTGGTAGTGGCAATGGTGATAGTGAGGTGCAGCGGACTATGCTTGAGCTTCTCAACCAGCTTGATGGATTTGAAGCATCAAACAAGATCAAG GTTTTAATGGCCACAAATCGTATTGATATTCTGGATCAAGCTCTACTTAGGCCAGGACGAATTGACAGGAAAATTGAGTTTCCAAATCCTAGTGAAGAG TCTCGTTGGGATATCTTGAAAATTCATTCAAGAAGAATGAATTTGATGCGTGGAATTGACCTGAAGAAGATTGCAGAGAAGATGAATGGTGCATCTGGTGCAGAACTGAAG GCTGTTTGCACAGAAGCTGGCATGTTTGCTTTGAGGGAGAGAAGGGTTCATGTGACGCAAGAAGATTTTGAGATGGCAGTGGCCAAGGTAATGAAGAAGGAGAATGAGAAAAACATGTCGTTGCGCAAGTTGTGGAAGTAA